From a region of the Deinococcus terrestris genome:
- the glgC gene encoding glucose-1-phosphate adenylyltransferase has protein sequence MKPRVLGMILAGGQGSRLTPLTLKRSKPAVPFGGKYRIIDFAINNFINSGVFSIYVLTQYKAQSLTEHIQRGWRFGTFLQDYFITLVPAQMYRYEELGAVWYRGTADAVYQNLHLVDNFEADYVAIFSGDHIYKMNVEHMLQSHIDARADVTIAAYPMPRTEAHRFGVMHVGDRGRVTEFLEKPADPPGMPGDPDMTLTSMGNYIFSRRALEELLHTSISGQEDGFDFGQDVIPRALADGYSVQAYDFHRNPIPGQQGPNLYWRDVGTLDAYFDASLDLVSVNPEFDIYNPQWPLRTSSEFSPPAKFVHESEGRKGQAFNSSLAGGVIVSGGTVRDSILSRNVHIHSYSLVESCVLFDNVVVGRHSHLRRVIVDKDVTIPPGTRIGVDPEEDRARGFTVTENGVVVVPKSYTF, from the coding sequence ATGAAACCACGCGTTCTGGGAATGATTCTGGCTGGGGGGCAGGGCTCGCGCCTGACGCCCCTGACCCTCAAGCGGTCCAAGCCCGCCGTGCCCTTCGGCGGCAAGTACCGCATCATCGATTTTGCGATCAACAACTTCATCAACTCGGGCGTCTTTTCGATCTATGTGCTGACCCAGTACAAGGCGCAGAGCCTGACCGAGCACATCCAGCGCGGCTGGCGCTTCGGCACCTTTCTGCAGGACTACTTCATCACGCTGGTCCCCGCGCAGATGTACCGCTACGAGGAACTCGGCGCGGTGTGGTACCGGGGCACCGCCGACGCCGTGTACCAGAACCTGCACCTTGTCGACAACTTCGAGGCCGATTACGTGGCGATCTTCTCGGGCGACCACATCTACAAGATGAATGTGGAGCACATGCTCCAGTCGCACATCGACGCCCGCGCCGACGTGACCATCGCCGCCTACCCGATGCCCCGCACCGAGGCGCACCGCTTCGGCGTGATGCATGTGGGCGACCGAGGCCGGGTCACCGAGTTTCTGGAAAAGCCCGCCGACCCGCCCGGCATGCCTGGCGACCCCGACATGACCCTGACGAGCATGGGCAACTACATCTTCTCGCGCCGGGCGCTAGAAGAACTGCTGCACACCTCCATCAGCGGGCAGGAGGACGGCTTCGACTTCGGACAGGACGTGATTCCGCGTGCGCTGGCCGACGGCTATTCGGTCCAGGCCTACGACTTCCACCGCAACCCGATTCCCGGTCAGCAGGGGCCGAACCTCTACTGGCGCGACGTGGGGACGCTCGACGCCTACTTCGACGCCAGCCTCGATCTGGTCAGCGTGAATCCGGAATTCGACATCTACAACCCGCAGTGGCCGCTGCGCACGAGCAGCGAATTTTCCCCGCCCGCCAAGTTCGTCCACGAGTCCGAGGGCCGCAAGGGGCAGGCCTTCAACTCCAGCCTCGCCGGGGGCGTGATTGTCAGCGGCGGGACCGTGCGCGACTCCATCCTCAGCCGCAATGTCCACATCCACTCGTACTCGCTCGTGGAAAGCTGCGTGCTGTTCGACAATGTGGTCGTGGGGCGGCACTCGCACCTGCGCCGGGTGATCGTGGACAAGGACGTGACCATCCCGCCCGGCACCCGGATCGGCGTGGACCCCGAGGAGGACCGCGCCCGCGGCTTCACGGTCACCGAGAACGGCGTCGTGGTGGTGCCCAAGAGTTACACGTTCTGA
- a CDS encoding Sec-independent protein translocase subunit TatA/TatB yields the protein MPNIGPAELLVILVIALLVFGPKKLPELGKSLGSGIREFRRSTQGLKEELEGSLRETPPAAGPAPVQPAPVQTVVAQAVVPPVAPPAEAAPRPASDVLPPRP from the coding sequence ATGCCCAATATCGGACCCGCTGAACTCCTGGTCATTCTGGTGATCGCCCTGCTGGTGTTCGGCCCCAAGAAACTTCCCGAACTCGGCAAGAGCCTGGGTTCGGGCATCCGCGAGTTCCGCCGCAGCACCCAGGGCCTCAAGGAAGAGCTGGAGGGCAGCCTGCGCGAAACCCCGCCCGCCGCTGGCCCCGCCCCAGTGCAGCCTGCCCCGGTCCAGACCGTGGTCGCGCAGGCGGTGGTGCCCCCGGTCGCGCCCCCCGCCGAGGCCGCGCCCCGCCCCGCCTCCGACGTGCTGCCCCCCCGCCCCTGA
- a CDS encoding YifB family Mg chelatase-like AAA ATPase: MLARARSVALIGVDAVPVEVEVDVSPGLPAFTVVGLPDQAVSEARERVRAAVRNAALPFPAARITVNLAPADLRKEGPLYDLPIALGLLAAQELLPPEALRGLVCAGELALDGSLRPIAGAVNVALLAAQEEVPALLPGANAAEAALIDGVTVFPAGTLLEAVRHLNGELPLTPASPPETPLDEDTPLDLADLKGQSGAKRALEIALAGGHNLLMIGSPGSGKTMLARRAPGLLPPLTRAEALEVTRIHSAAGLLTTRGGLVGRPPYRAPHHTVSDAGLIGGGSVPRPGEVSLAHRGVLFLDEFPEFSRKALETLRQPLEDRTVSISRARATVTYPANFQLVAAMNPCKCGHFGDPERACTCTPTERARYAGRLSGPLLDRVDILCRVPRLTVDELSRAPEGESSAVVRERVATARARMLARQGGRNSDLAGQALRQHAHLGPGPEAFARAAARQLGLTGRGFDRVLKVARTVADLAGQEHISEAHLAEAVTYRPRDLV; encoded by the coding sequence ATGCTCGCCCGCGCCCGCAGCGTGGCCCTGATCGGCGTGGACGCCGTGCCCGTCGAGGTCGAGGTGGATGTTTCGCCTGGGTTGCCTGCCTTCACCGTGGTCGGCCTTCCCGATCAGGCCGTCAGCGAGGCCCGCGAGCGGGTCCGGGCGGCCGTCCGCAACGCCGCACTGCCCTTTCCCGCCGCCCGCATCACCGTGAATCTCGCCCCCGCCGACCTGCGTAAGGAAGGTCCGCTGTACGATCTTCCCATCGCGCTGGGGCTGCTCGCCGCGCAGGAATTGCTGCCGCCGGAGGCCCTGCGCGGACTGGTGTGCGCTGGGGAACTTGCCCTCGACGGGTCGCTGCGGCCCATCGCCGGGGCCGTCAACGTGGCCCTCCTCGCCGCGCAGGAGGAAGTGCCCGCGCTCCTGCCGGGCGCCAATGCCGCCGAGGCCGCCCTGATCGACGGGGTGACGGTTTTTCCGGCCGGAACACTGCTGGAGGCCGTACGTCACTTGAATGGAGAGCTTCCCCTCACGCCCGCCTCGCCGCCCGAGACGCCGCTCGACGAGGACACCCCCCTCGACCTCGCGGACCTCAAGGGCCAGAGCGGGGCCAAGCGGGCGCTGGAAATTGCGCTCGCGGGCGGGCACAACCTCCTGATGATCGGTTCGCCCGGCAGCGGCAAGACGATGCTGGCCCGCCGGGCACCGGGACTGCTGCCGCCCCTGACCCGCGCAGAGGCGCTGGAGGTCACCCGCATCCACTCGGCGGCCGGGCTGCTGACCACGCGGGGCGGGCTGGTGGGGCGGCCGCCCTACCGCGCTCCGCACCACACCGTCAGCGACGCCGGACTGATCGGCGGCGGGAGCGTCCCCCGCCCCGGCGAGGTGTCGCTCGCGCACCGGGGCGTGCTCTTTCTGGACGAGTTTCCGGAGTTCTCGCGCAAGGCGCTGGAAACCTTGAGGCAACCCCTGGAAGACCGCACGGTCTCGATCAGCCGGGCGCGGGCGACCGTCACCTACCCGGCCAACTTCCAACTTGTGGCCGCAATGAACCCCTGCAAGTGCGGCCACTTCGGCGACCCCGAGCGGGCCTGCACCTGCACGCCGACCGAACGTGCCCGCTACGCCGGGAGGCTGAGTGGTCCGCTGCTCGACCGCGTGGACATTTTGTGTCGCGTACCCAGACTTACTGTGGACGAGCTGTCCCGCGCTCCAGAGGGCGAATCCAGCGCCGTCGTCCGCGAGCGGGTGGCCACCGCGCGTGCCCGGATGCTCGCCCGGCAGGGGGGCCGCAACAGCGACCTCGCCGGGCAGGCGCTGCGGCAGCACGCGCACCTGGGGCCGGGTCCGGAAGCCTTTGCGCGGGCGGCAGCCCGGCAACTGGGCCTGACGGGACGCGGGTTCGACCGTGTGTTGAAGGTCGCCCGGACCGTGGCCGACCTCGCCGGGCAGGAGCACATCTCGGAAGCCCACCTTGCGGAGGCCGTCACCTACCGGCCCCGTGACCTCGTCTAG
- the miaA gene encoding tRNA (adenosine(37)-N6)-dimethylallyltransferase MiaA codes for MTSAPPFAVPILTAPTAAGKSALALALAVPRPAEVVAADAFTVYRGLDIGTAKPGAADRAAVPHHLLDVADVTESYDVARYVREAEAAVADIQARGRVPLVVGGTGFYLSALRRGLPLTPPADRAVQAEVEGELAERGLEALLAEIARVSPQEAGRMQGNPRRVVRALEVYRRTGRFPGEFGYSPPRFAYQVFAFTRPWPELEARIAGRVEEMLAGGWPEEAAWLAEQVPPDTGPRPTVWQALGYPEALAAARAELTPEEAAARITLATRRYARRQLTWIRTQLGAEVGGPEETAAALARHLDVEVL; via the coding sequence GTGACGTCCGCCCCGCCCTTTGCCGTCCCCATTCTCACCGCCCCCACCGCGGCGGGGAAAAGCGCCCTGGCCCTCGCGCTCGCGGTCCCCCGCCCGGCCGAGGTCGTGGCCGCCGACGCCTTCACCGTCTACCGGGGGCTGGATATCGGCACCGCCAAGCCGGGGGCCGCGGACCGGGCCGCCGTGCCCCACCACCTTCTCGACGTGGCCGACGTGACCGAGAGCTACGACGTGGCCCGCTACGTGCGGGAAGCGGAGGCGGCGGTCGCGGACATCCAGGCGCGGGGCCGGGTGCCGCTGGTCGTGGGGGGCACGGGCTTCTACCTCTCCGCCCTGCGGCGCGGCTTGCCCCTGACCCCGCCCGCCGACCGCGCGGTGCAGGCCGAGGTGGAGGGCGAGTTGGCCGAGCGTGGCCTGGAGGCGCTGCTGGCCGAGATCGCCCGCGTCAGCCCCCAGGAGGCCGGGCGGATGCAGGGCAACCCGCGCCGGGTGGTCCGGGCGCTGGAGGTCTACCGCCGCACCGGGCGCTTTCCGGGCGAGTTCGGGTACAGCCCGCCGCGCTTTGCCTATCAGGTGTTCGCCTTCACCCGCCCCTGGCCAGAGCTGGAAGCCCGCATCGCGGGGCGGGTGGAGGAGATGCTCGCGGGAGGCTGGCCGGAGGAAGCGGCGTGGCTGGCCGAACAGGTGCCGCCGGACACCGGCCCGCGCCCCACCGTCTGGCAGGCGCTGGGCTACCCGGAAGCGCTCGCGGCAGCGCGGGCCGAGTTGACCCCGGAGGAGGCCGCCGCCCGCATTACCCTCGCCACTCGGCGCTACGCCCGGCGGCAGCTCACCTGGATACGGACGCAGCTTGGCGCGGAGGTCGGCGGGCCGGAGGAAACGGCGGCGGCCCTGGCCCGGCACCTGGACGTGGAGGTCCTCTAA
- a CDS encoding MFS transporter has product MLASLSGWSARTFSALRHPNYRRYWFSQLLSLVGSWMQATAQQYLVLELTGGSSAALGYVTVAQFLPSLLLSLFAGAVVDRVPRRRVLLATQITLLFTAVTLAVTTHLGIVTLPLVMAIAFVGGIANAFDMPARQSMVVDFVPRSDVPNAVALNSLSFNVSRTVGQALFGIVAALGVSLLAAGDPDDISRLALPFYLNVSSFFVVLFVIATLPFPPREGIPQGSVGENIREGLAYVRRTPAVRNVMLLVGLMSLTIINFNVIIPYYARVVFGAREAAFGTLSAMFGLGAMAGALWQASKPNPLRNLRLGGVILLASAATLALTPGPLLAGPVLAACGFGMLSLLVSANSAVQLSIPDHLRGRVMSLYSFVLVGMGPPGALIASFLIGKEGPLGPRVGLLTLAALGGLSLLFLWRRLPRQLPRPEPAPGAAPAAAD; this is encoded by the coding sequence ATGCTAGCCAGCCTCTCCGGGTGGAGTGCCCGGACGTTCAGCGCCCTGCGGCATCCCAACTACCGCCGCTACTGGTTTTCACAACTGCTCTCGCTGGTCGGCTCGTGGATGCAGGCGACTGCCCAGCAGTACCTCGTGCTGGAGCTGACGGGGGGCAGCAGCGCGGCCCTGGGGTACGTGACGGTCGCGCAGTTTCTGCCCAGCCTGCTGCTCTCGCTGTTCGCGGGGGCGGTGGTCGACCGGGTGCCCCGGCGCCGGGTACTGCTCGCCACCCAGATCACGCTGCTGTTCACGGCGGTGACCCTGGCCGTCACCACGCACCTCGGGATCGTCACGCTGCCGCTAGTGATGGCGATCGCCTTTGTGGGCGGCATCGCCAACGCCTTTGACATGCCCGCCCGTCAGAGCATGGTCGTGGACTTCGTGCCGCGTAGCGACGTTCCCAACGCGGTCGCGCTCAACAGCCTCTCGTTCAACGTTTCGCGCACGGTGGGGCAGGCCCTCTTCGGCATCGTCGCGGCGCTGGGCGTCTCGCTGCTCGCGGCCGGGGACCCGGACGACATCTCGCGCCTGGCGCTGCCCTTCTACCTCAACGTCTCGTCATTTTTCGTGGTGCTGTTCGTGATCGCCACCCTCCCCTTTCCGCCGCGAGAGGGAATTCCACAGGGCAGCGTAGGCGAGAACATCCGCGAAGGGCTGGCCTACGTGCGGCGCACTCCGGCGGTGCGGAACGTGATGCTGCTCGTCGGCCTGATGAGCCTGACCATCATCAATTTCAACGTCATCATCCCCTACTACGCGCGGGTCGTGTTCGGGGCGCGGGAGGCGGCCTTCGGGACCCTCTCGGCGATGTTCGGTCTGGGGGCAATGGCGGGGGCGCTGTGGCAGGCCAGCAAACCCAATCCGCTGCGGAATCTGCGGCTGGGCGGCGTGATTCTACTGGCGAGTGCAGCGACGCTGGCCCTGACGCCGGGACCGCTGCTCGCCGGACCCGTGCTGGCCGCGTGCGGCTTCGGGATGCTCTCGCTGCTCGTCAGCGCGAACAGCGCGGTGCAACTCTCTATCCCGGATCATCTGCGCGGGCGGGTGATGAGCCTGTATTCCTTCGTGCTCGTCGGCATGGGACCGCCCGGCGCCCTGATCGCCAGTTTCTTGATCGGCAAGGAAGGACCGCTGGGGCCGCGCGTGGGCCTGCTGACGCTGGCCGCGCTGGGGGGCCTCAGCCTGCTGTTCTTGTGGAGGCGGCTGCCCCGGCAGCTTCCCCGCCCGGAGCCTGCGCCCGGTGCGGCCCCGGCAGCCGCGGACTGA
- a CDS encoding Hsp20/alpha crystallin family protein: MNEPVLARLQQLMTLREEVETLGTLGSPWTPPADWVDEDTHLRLLLDVPGVDPESLEMHEEGGAVTVAGRREVPARLLHGERPGGAFSRTLPFPEATVPNSGEAQLAAGVLNVRFEKRHPTIDVRSEQG; this comes from the coding sequence ATGAACGAACCCGTCCTCGCCCGGTTGCAACAGCTGATGACCCTGCGGGAGGAGGTCGAGACGCTGGGCACCCTGGGCAGCCCCTGGACCCCGCCCGCCGACTGGGTGGACGAGGACACCCACCTGCGGCTGTTGCTCGACGTGCCCGGCGTGGACCCGGAGAGCCTGGAGATGCACGAAGAGGGCGGGGCCGTGACCGTCGCGGGCCGCCGCGAGGTCCCTGCCCGGCTGCTGCACGGCGAGCGCCCCGGCGGAGCCTTCAGCCGCACCCTGCCCTTTCCGGAGGCCACCGTGCCCAACTCAGGCGAGGCCCAGCTCGCGGCGGGCGTCCTGAACGTGCGCTTCGAGAAGCGCCACCCGACGATCGACGTGAGATCGGAACAGGGGTAA
- a CDS encoding serine/threonine-protein kinase, whose protein sequence is MEVGAEVGGRYRLHALIGEGGSAKVYRAEDTLLGREVAVKVLHPHLPDGDRARFLREVRTLARLSHPGVVPVLDLGEVPGEGGSPARAFFTMPLLAGPITALGPLEDSPASLTPFLTAAGFASRALGFIHAQGIIHRDLTPGNVLLDEARMPRLMDFGLVALSEHSRHLTRSGVTLGTPAYMAPEQARGSGVGPRSDLYALGAVLYRVACGSPPFVGDSDQSVLFQHVYEPPPDPRDLNPAVPDAVARVLLALLAKNPEERPESGEAAAHLWALARREVWTAHARGQYRGGRTRTGEHPDGPARVGNLTEAWSVPLPGEVTWPAAVVGEGDLLAVGTRGGQLVLMHTSGRPYATHAARDEVTAPATFVGGDILYGAWDGTLRRVRLRGGEQVWEHQARAEFTGAPTLWGGRVLAASRDGHLHALNARTGDLAWAYRAGGPVAASPVVWAGAALLCDENGWLHALDARTGTPLWKVEVGTVHATPALRPTAPGRATLLVPTWPGEVHALSLRADGGRAVLDSPEPTLWTYDLEDEIWAAPALTADLALVAGWGGTVRALRLSDGEDVWAFALEGRVTASPVVSAGLVFLASEEGELAALDIHTGAVRWRRREREGVQATPLAAAGTLYVAFMNGTLRAYREGEEGV, encoded by the coding sequence ATGGAAGTCGGCGCGGAGGTGGGAGGGCGCTACCGCCTGCACGCCCTGATCGGCGAGGGCGGCAGCGCCAAGGTCTACCGCGCGGAAGACACCTTGCTGGGCCGCGAGGTCGCCGTCAAGGTGCTGCATCCCCACCTGCCCGACGGCGACCGCGCCCGCTTCCTGCGCGAGGTCCGCACGCTCGCCCGCCTCTCGCATCCCGGCGTGGTGCCCGTCCTCGACCTGGGGGAGGTGCCGGGGGAGGGAGGCAGCCCCGCCCGCGCCTTTTTCACCATGCCGCTGCTGGCCGGGCCAATCACGGCGCTGGGGCCATTGGAGGACTCTCCCGCGTCGCTGACCCCCTTCCTCACGGCGGCGGGCTTCGCGTCGCGGGCGCTGGGCTTTATTCACGCGCAGGGGATCATCCACCGCGACCTCACGCCGGGAAACGTGCTGCTGGACGAGGCCCGGATGCCCCGGCTGATGGACTTCGGGCTGGTGGCCCTGTCCGAACACAGCCGCCACCTCACCCGCAGCGGGGTCACGCTGGGCACGCCCGCGTACATGGCCCCCGAGCAGGCGCGGGGGTCGGGGGTGGGGCCGCGCAGCGACCTCTATGCGCTGGGTGCGGTGCTGTACCGGGTGGCTTGCGGGTCGCCGCCCTTCGTGGGAGACAGCGACCAGAGCGTCCTCTTTCAACATGTCTACGAACCGCCGCCCGACCCCCGCGACCTCAACCCCGCCGTGCCCGACGCGGTGGCGCGGGTGCTGCTGGCCCTGCTCGCCAAGAACCCGGAGGAGCGGCCCGAGAGTGGCGAGGCCGCCGCGCACCTGTGGGCGCTGGCCCGGCGCGAGGTCTGGACCGCCCATGCACGGGGCCAGTACCGGGGCGGACGCACCCGCACGGGCGAGCATCCCGACGGCCCGGCCCGCGTGGGCAACCTGACCGAAGCCTGGAGCGTGCCCCTGCCCGGCGAGGTGACCTGGCCCGCCGCCGTGGTGGGCGAGGGCGACCTCCTCGCGGTGGGCACGCGGGGTGGGCAGCTCGTGCTGATGCACACGTCGGGACGGCCCTACGCCACCCACGCCGCCCGCGACGAGGTGACGGCCCCGGCGACCTTCGTGGGCGGGGACATCCTGTACGGCGCGTGGGACGGCACCCTGCGGCGGGTGCGGCTGCGCGGCGGCGAGCAGGTCTGGGAGCACCAGGCCCGCGCCGAGTTCACCGGGGCACCGACCCTGTGGGGGGGCCGGGTCCTGGCCGCCAGCCGCGACGGTCACCTGCACGCGCTGAACGCCCGCACCGGGGACCTCGCCTGGGCGTACCGGGCGGGGGGGCCGGTCGCCGCCTCGCCGGTCGTGTGGGCGGGCGCCGCGCTGCTGTGCGACGAGAACGGCTGGCTGCACGCCCTCGACGCCCGCACCGGCACCCCGCTGTGGAAGGTCGAGGTCGGCACCGTCCACGCCACCCCTGCCCTGCGCCCCACCGCGCCGGGCCGCGCCACCCTGCTCGTCCCCACCTGGCCCGGCGAGGTCCACGCCCTGTCGCTCCGGGCCGACGGGGGCCGCGCCGTGCTCGACAGCCCCGAGCCGACCCTCTGGACCTACGACCTGGAAGACGAGATCTGGGCCGCCCCCGCCCTGACTGCCGACCTCGCGCTGGTCGCGGGCTGGGGGGGGACCGTGCGGGCGCTGCGCCTCTCGGACGGGGAGGACGTGTGGGCGTTTGCGTTGGAGGGCCGGGTCACCGCCAGCCCGGTCGTGAGCGCGGGCTTGGTCTTCCTGGCGTCCGAGGAGGGCGAACTCGCCGCGCTTGACATTCACACCGGGGCCGTGCGCTGGCGCCGCCGCGAGCGCGAAGGGGTGCAGGCGACGCCGCTGGCCGCCGCTGGGACGCTCTACGTCGCGTTCATGAACGGGACGCTGCGGGCCTACCGGGAGGGGGAGGAGGGGGTGTAG
- a CDS encoding DegV family protein: MTPSNVAPRRVALVTDSTADLTPAEWAELRVSVVGLTLEVGGTLYSDPGTVRRPGLPVMDPATLVRRMEEGGAPRTSQAVPGDFRQAYAEALEAGAERVLCFPVASHLSGTFASAVTAAQEFGGQVEVVDTGTLSLGLGAAVRQARVWLDGGADPGEVARRLAGFGNRVFLRFVPGSLRWLVAGGRLSRVAGAAAGLLNVHPVIRAEAGKVEAAARIRGFHAALRELARSFPEGLEATVLHAGNPEGARTLAGELALRNVRVRATREITAVLLVHAGPGTVGLVGVPPLEPA; encoded by the coding sequence GTGACCCCGTCGAATGTGGCTCCCCGCCGCGTGGCCCTGGTGACCGACAGCACGGCCGACCTGACTCCCGCCGAGTGGGCTGAGCTCCGGGTCTCGGTGGTCGGCCTCACGCTGGAGGTGGGCGGAACCCTGTACAGCGATCCCGGCACCGTGCGCCGCCCCGGTCTCCCCGTGATGGACCCGGCGACCCTGGTGCGCCGCATGGAGGAGGGCGGGGCGCCCCGCACGTCCCAGGCCGTGCCCGGCGACTTCCGGCAGGCTTACGCGGAAGCGCTGGAGGCCGGGGCCGAGCGGGTGCTGTGCTTCCCGGTGGCTTCTCACCTCAGCGGCACCTTCGCCTCGGCGGTGACGGCGGCCCAGGAATTCGGAGGCCAGGTGGAGGTCGTGGACACGGGCACCCTCAGCCTCGGGCTGGGAGCGGCGGTGCGTCAGGCGCGGGTCTGGCTGGACGGGGGAGCCGACCCCGGCGAGGTCGCCCGGCGGCTGGCGGGGTTCGGGAACCGGGTCTTCCTGCGCTTCGTGCCCGGCAGCCTGCGCTGGCTGGTCGCGGGGGGGCGGCTCTCGCGGGTGGCGGGAGCGGCGGCGGGACTCCTCAACGTCCACCCGGTGATCCGTGCGGAGGCCGGAAAGGTCGAGGCCGCCGCCCGCATCCGGGGCTTCCACGCGGCGCTGCGCGAACTGGCCCGCTCTTTTCCGGAAGGGTTGGAGGCCACCGTGCTGCACGCCGGGAATCCGGAGGGTGCCCGAACGCTCGCCGGGGAACTCGCCCTGCGCAACGTCCGGGTGCGGGCCACTCGCGAGATCACGGCGGTCCTGCTGGTCCACGCCGGGCCGGGGACCGTCGGGCTGGTAGGCGTGCCCCCGCTGGAGCCCGCCTGA